The following proteins come from a genomic window of Campylobacter coli 76339:
- a CDS encoding Phosphomannomutase / Phosphoglucomutase / Phosphoglucosamine mutase yields MLDVIFREYDIRGLYGKELNEKSVKAIGFCLGQTMLAKGCKNVSVGYDARYSADELYRYLVSGLNKAGIQIYNIGLVPTPLGYFSLYEGMKFDANIMITGSHNPKDYNGFKITIGKESFFGAELKEFSKEVYKHLEDEIEENLEAQKYDILSLYVNFICEQFSFLKDFNYKFVIDCSNGAAGVVIEPLVKALNLKAHVMFSNPDGQFPNHEPDPTEEKNLNAVKNFLNENQEYPLAFAFDGDADRMVALSKTHIFCGDELCYLFAKNIPNPRILGEVKCSKNLFDEVAKFGTIFMGKTGHSNIKKMMKERDIDLAAEVSGHIFFKHRYFGYDDGIYAFLRALELVYKGFDLEAMIGALPKLYTTPEIKIPVSEEEKFKLVDEFKKAIERGALEGVKSLCEIDGARIDFGYGWALLRASNTSPYLITRFEAKSLEQAKDLEARVFKLFNDIKESIKK; encoded by the coding sequence ATGCTAGATGTGATTTTTAGAGAATACGATATACGCGGACTTTATGGCAAGGAACTTAACGAAAAAAGTGTTAAGGCTATAGGTTTTTGTTTGGGGCAAACCATGCTTGCAAAAGGCTGTAAAAATGTAAGCGTGGGTTATGATGCAAGATATAGCGCTGATGAGCTTTATAGATATCTAGTTAGCGGGCTTAATAAAGCGGGTATACAAATTTACAATATAGGACTTGTTCCCACTCCGTTAGGATACTTTAGTCTTTACGAGGGCATGAAATTTGATGCAAATATTATGATCACAGGTTCGCACAATCCAAAGGATTATAATGGCTTTAAAATCACTATAGGCAAGGAAAGTTTTTTTGGAGCTGAGCTTAAAGAATTTTCGAAAGAAGTTTATAAGCATTTAGAAGATGAGATTGAAGAAAATTTAGAAGCTCAAAAATACGATATTTTAAGTCTTTATGTGAATTTTATATGTGAGCAATTTAGCTTTTTAAAGGATTTTAATTATAAATTTGTAATTGATTGCTCTAATGGAGCTGCTGGGGTTGTTATAGAACCTTTAGTAAAAGCTTTAAATTTAAAAGCTCATGTTATGTTTTCAAATCCTGACGGGCAATTTCCTAACCACGAGCCTGATCCTACGGAAGAAAAAAATTTAAATGCTGTAAAGAATTTTTTAAATGAAAATCAAGAATATCCTTTAGCGTTTGCCTTTGATGGTGATGCAGATAGAATGGTGGCCTTGAGTAAAACTCATATTTTTTGCGGAGATGAGCTTTGTTATTTGTTTGCAAAAAACATTCCTAATCCTAGAATTTTAGGTGAGGTAAAATGCTCTAAAAATCTTTTTGATGAGGTAGCAAAATTTGGAACTATTTTCATGGGAAAAACAGGGCATTCAAATATCAAAAAAATGATGAAAGAAAGAGATATTGACTTAGCAGCTGAAGTAAGTGGTCATATTTTCTTTAAGCATAGATATTTTGGATATGATGATGGAATTTATGCCTTTTTAAGAGCTTTGGAGCTTGTTTATAAGGGTTTTGATTTAGAAGCTATGATCGGTGCCTTGCCAAAGCTTTATACTACACCTGAGATTAAAATTCCAGTAAGTGAAGAAGAAAAATTTAAACTCGTGGATGAATTTAAAAAAGCGATAGAAAGAGGTGCGCTAGAGGGTGTAAAGAGTCTTTGTGAAATTGATGGAGCTAGGATTGACTTTGGTTATGGCTGGGCCTTGCTTCGTGCGTCTAATACCAGTCCTTATCTTATCACACGTTTTGAGGCAAAATCCTTAGAACAAGCTAAAGATCTTGAAGCTAGAGTATTTAAACTTTTTAATGATATTAAAGAGTCGATTAAGAAATAA
- a CDS encoding Putative periplasmic protein codes for MKKIGILLILCGALFANECNKKIDRIGREIEFAKMHNDTARKSSLELSLKEVQKDCAKDPLFYDKKLEAKKMKERELERIEKELDALKDQKDYMSKAEYKAKKKALKEEKDKIKKEVRAYIDGL; via the coding sequence ATGAAAAAAATAGGTATTTTGTTGATTTTATGTGGTGCATTATTTGCAAACGAATGCAATAAAAAGATCGATCGTATTGGTAGAGAAATCGAATTTGCAAAAATGCACAATGACACAGCAAGAAAATCAAGTTTAGAACTTTCTTTAAAAGAAGTGCAAAAAGATTGCGCAAAAGATCCGCTTTTTTATGATAAAAAACTTGAAGCGAAAAAAATGAAAGAAAGAGAGCTTGAAAGAATAGAAAAAGAACTTGATGCTTTAAAGGATCAAAAAGATTATATGAGCAAGGCTGAATACAAGGCCAAGAAAAAAGCTTTAAAAGAAGAAAAAGATAAGATTAAAAAAGAAGTTAGAGCTTATATTGACGGTCTTTAA
- a CDS encoding Iojap protein, protein MQERIDLIVKILDEKKAEDIKTFDMSEQEYFVKYVIIAATLGERHALSLIDELKTKLKAEGEEFLNIESSEEWSVIDLGDILIHLLTPEHRGIYNIEELLESLKKSKV, encoded by the coding sequence ATGCAAGAAAGAATAGATTTAATCGTTAAAATTTTAGATGAAAAAAAAGCTGAAGATATAAAAACCTTTGATATGAGCGAGCAAGAATATTTTGTCAAATATGTTATCATCGCAGCTACCTTAGGCGAAAGACATGCTTTATCTTTGATCGACGAACTTAAAACCAAACTCAAGGCTGAAGGTGAAGAATTTTTAAATATAGAAAGCAGTGAAGAATGGAGTGTGATTGATCTAGGTGATATACTCATCCATCTTTTAACACCTGAACACCGTGGAATTTACAATATAGAAGAATTACTAGAAAGTCTTAAAAAAAGCAAGGTATAA
- a CDS encoding Nicotinate-nucleotide adenylyltransferase, which produces MKIALFGGSFDPPHKGHDAIVKEALAGLDIDKLVIMPTFINPFKKGFFADEKQRFAWVNKLWGKLEKVEICDFETKQKRPVPSIESVEYLYKIYHPSKFYLLIGADHLEKLHLWHDFEKLNSLVEFIIANRNDIEIPKNFKDLKTDIKIASSFIRSTLDTHEVCDEIKDEVKKYYEKLQKN; this is translated from the coding sequence ATGAAAATTGCACTTTTTGGTGGTAGTTTTGACCCACCACATAAAGGACATGACGCTATTGTCAAAGAGGCTTTAGCAGGACTTGATATCGATAAGCTTGTCATTATGCCCACCTTTATCAATCCTTTTAAAAAAGGATTTTTTGCTGATGAGAAACAAAGGTTTGCTTGGGTAAATAAGCTTTGGGGGAAATTAGAAAAAGTAGAAATTTGTGACTTTGAAACCAAGCAAAAACGCCCTGTACCAAGTATTGAAAGTGTAGAATATCTTTATAAAATTTATCATCCTAGTAAATTTTATCTTCTCATCGGTGCAGATCATTTAGAAAAACTTCATCTTTGGCATGATTTTGAAAAGCTTAATTCTTTAGTGGAATTTATCATTGCAAATCGCAATGATATAGAAATTCCAAAAAATTTCAAAGATTTAAAAACCGATATAAAAATCGCCTCATCTTTTATAAGAAGCACTCTAGATACTCACGAAGTTTGTGATGAAATTAAAGATGAAGTAAAAAAATACTATGAAAAATTACAAAAAAATTGA
- a CDS encoding NAD-dependent glyceraldehyde-3-phosphate dehydrogenase — MAVKVAINGFGRIGRCVARIISKRDDIELVAINDTTDIELTKYLFKYDTVHGEFEGSVENEGDDLVINGKKIKVFKSRDIKELDFAKYGAQIVLECTGAHLTMEKCQGFLDMGVQKVIMSAPAKDDTPTYVLGVNSQNYKGENIISNASCTTNCLGPVCRVLQDNFGIEKGLMTTIHAYTNGQSIIDAKTKDKRRSRAAAQNIIPTSTGAAKAMKLVMPELNGKLHGQSMRVPVIDVSSVDLTAQLSKKVSKEELNEAFRKAAATNLKGILMVDDDERVSSDFITCSYGAVVVSDLTQVIADDFVKVVAWYDNEWGYSSRLVDMAVYIANKA, encoded by the coding sequence ATGGCTGTAAAAGTTGCTATAAATGGTTTTGGGCGCATAGGAAGGTGCGTAGCAAGAATTATTTCAAAACGAGATGATATCGAACTTGTAGCGATAAATGATACTACAGATATTGAACTTACAAAATATCTTTTTAAATATGACACAGTACATGGAGAATTTGAAGGTAGTGTAGAAAATGAGGGGGATGATTTAGTTATCAATGGTAAAAAAATTAAAGTATTTAAGAGTCGTGATATAAAAGAACTTGATTTTGCAAAATATGGCGCGCAAATTGTTTTAGAATGTACAGGAGCTCACTTGACAATGGAAAAATGTCAAGGGTTTTTAGATATGGGAGTGCAAAAAGTGATCATGAGCGCTCCTGCAAAAGATGATACTCCTACCTATGTTTTAGGTGTAAATTCGCAAAATTATAAGGGTGAAAATATCATCTCTAATGCAAGTTGTACAACTAACTGCTTAGGTCCTGTTTGTCGCGTTTTGCAAGATAATTTTGGCATAGAAAAAGGACTTATGACAACCATACATGCTTATACAAATGGACAAAGTATTATCGATGCAAAGACTAAAGATAAACGCCGCTCGCGTGCTGCTGCTCAAAACATCATTCCAACTTCTACAGGTGCAGCAAAAGCGATGAAGCTTGTAATGCCTGAACTTAATGGTAAACTTCATGGACAAAGTATGCGCGTGCCTGTTATTGATGTTTCAAGTGTGGATTTAACTGCTCAGCTTAGCAAAAAAGTAAGCAAAGAGGAGCTTAATGAAGCCTTTAGAAAAGCTGCAGCTACAAATTTAAAAGGCATTTTAATGGTCGATGATGATGAAAGAGTATCGAGCGATTTTATCACTTGTTCTTATGGAGCGGTTGTGGTAAGTGATTTAACTCAAGTTATAGCAGATGATTTTGTTAAAGTTGTTGCTTGGTATGACAATGAGTGGGGATACTCAAGCCGCCTAGTAGATATGGCAGTATATATTGCAAACAAGGCTTAA
- a CDS encoding Phosphoglycerate kinase, with translation MILASHLGRPKEISSKYSLEPVAKRLARLLDKEVIMAKDIIGEDAKSKAANLKASEILMLENLRFEKGETKNDENLAKELASMAEVYINDAFGVCHRAHASVEAITKFFDENHKGAGFLLQKEIEFAENLIKRPARPFVAVVGGSKVSGKLQALTNLLPKVDKLIIGGGMAFTFLKAQGFDIGNSLLEEELLEEANKILTKGKNLGVKIYLPVDVVAAPACSQEAPMKFVPSQEIPSGWMGLDIGPASVRLFKEAISDAQTIWWNGPMGVFEIDKFSKGSIKMSHAISDGHATTVVGGGDTADVVARAGDADEMTFISTGGGASLELIEGKELPGVKVLRARGA, from the coding sequence GTGATTTTAGCTTCGCATTTGGGTCGCCCAAAAGAGATTAGTTCTAAATATTCTTTAGAGCCTGTAGCTAAGCGTTTAGCAAGGCTTTTGGATAAAGAAGTGATTATGGCTAAAGATATTATAGGTGAAGATGCAAAAAGTAAAGCAGCAAATTTAAAAGCAAGTGAAATTTTAATGCTTGAAAATTTGCGTTTTGAAAAGGGTGAAACTAAAAATGATGAAAATTTAGCTAAAGAACTTGCTTCTATGGCTGAGGTTTATATCAATGATGCTTTTGGAGTATGTCATAGAGCACATGCTAGCGTAGAGGCCATTACTAAATTTTTTGATGAAAATCATAAGGGTGCGGGATTTTTACTACAAAAAGAGATTGAATTTGCTGAAAATCTCATCAAGCGTCCTGCGCGTCCTTTTGTTGCTGTTGTGGGTGGATCAAAAGTAAGTGGAAAGCTTCAAGCTCTTACAAATCTACTTCCAAAAGTTGACAAGCTCATCATCGGCGGTGGTATGGCTTTTACTTTTTTAAAGGCTCAAGGTTTTGATATAGGAAATTCACTTTTAGAAGAAGAACTTTTAGAAGAAGCCAATAAAATTCTTACCAAAGGAAAGAATTTAGGTGTTAAAATTTATCTGCCTGTGGATGTAGTCGCTGCTCCTGCTTGCTCTCAAGAAGCACCTATGAAATTTGTGCCTTCGCAAGAAATTCCAAGTGGTTGGATGGGTTTAGATATAGGACCTGCAAGTGTGAGACTTTTTAAAGAAGCAATTTCTGATGCGCAGACTATTTGGTGGAATGGGCCTATGGGTGTTTTTGAGATCGATAAATTTTCAAAAGGCAGTATAAAAATGAGCCATGCTATCAGCGATGGACATGCTACTACTGTTGTGGGGGGTGGTGATACAGCTGATGTTGTTGCGCGTGCTGGAGATGCAGATGAAATGACTTTTATTTCTACGGGTGGAGGTGCTTCTCTTGAGCTTATTGAAGGTAAAGAATTACCAGGTGTAAAAGTTTTAAGGGCTAGGGGAGCATAA
- a CDS encoding Triosephosphate isomerase, translating into MIFAANLKCNHTRSSFKLYANILNQYLKAKSDDIIVFPPSIAFLENELNFIQGAQNFYPCINGAFTGELGKEHLDEFGIKCVLIGHSERRALGDENLIKAKFDFAKEHAYKIVFCIGENLELKNSNQTLDFLKKQLEVIDLDYKNLIIAYEPIYSIGSGVSAKKEDIAKVLEFVSSLTQAPLLYGGSVNEDNIKDILNIKHCSGVLVGSAALKAENFIKLIKG; encoded by the coding sequence ATGATATTTGCCGCAAATTTAAAATGCAATCACACAAGATCAAGTTTTAAACTTTATGCAAATATTTTAAATCAGTATTTAAAAGCAAAAAGCGATGATATCATCGTTTTTCCACCTAGTATAGCTTTTTTAGAAAATGAATTAAATTTTATACAAGGGGCGCAAAATTTTTATCCTTGTATCAACGGGGCTTTTACAGGGGAGCTTGGAAAAGAGCATTTGGATGAATTTGGAATCAAATGTGTTTTGATAGGGCATTCTGAAAGAAGAGCTTTAGGAGATGAAAATTTAATCAAAGCTAAATTTGATTTTGCTAAAGAGCATGCTTATAAAATCGTTTTTTGTATAGGTGAGAATTTGGAGCTTAAAAACTCAAATCAAACCTTAGATTTTTTAAAAAAACAACTTGAAGTTATTGACTTAGATTATAAAAATCTCATTATCGCTTATGAGCCTATTTACTCTATAGGAAGTGGCGTAAGTGCCAAAAAAGAAGATATTGCTAAAGTGCTTGAATTTGTTTCTTCGCTTACGCAAGCTCCTTTACTTTATGGTGGAAGTGTAAATGAGGATAATATTAAAGATATTTTAAATATAAAACATTGCAGCGGTGTTTTAGTAGGATCTGCTGCATTAAAAGCTGAAAATTTTATAAAATTAATTAAAGGATAA
- a CDS encoding Enoyl-[acyl-carrier-protein] reductase [NADH]: MKGKKGLIVGVANNKSIAYGIAKACHEQGASLAFTFLNDALKKRVEPIAEEFGSNFVYGLDVNNSEHLDSIAEKIKKDLGEIDFIVHAVAYAPKEALENSFLETSKEAFDIAMGTSVYSLLSLTRAVLPVLKENGAILTLSYLGGVKYVPHYNVMGVAKAALESSVRYLARDLGIKGIRVNAISAGPIKTLAASGIGDFRMILKYNEINAPLKRNVSIEDVGNSAMYLLSDLARGVTGEVHYVDAGYNIMGMGDVTKDENGNTVLCWDNQKGQ, translated from the coding sequence ATGAAAGGCAAAAAAGGCCTTATAGTAGGCGTAGCCAATAATAAATCTATAGCTTATGGTATAGCAAAGGCTTGCCATGAGCAAGGAGCAAGTTTAGCTTTTACTTTTTTAAATGATGCATTGAAAAAGCGTGTTGAGCCTATAGCAGAAGAATTTGGATCAAACTTTGTTTATGGGCTTGATGTAAATAACAGCGAACATTTAGATTCTATTGCTGAAAAAATTAAAAAAGATCTAGGAGAGATTGATTTTATAGTACATGCTGTTGCTTATGCACCAAAAGAAGCTTTGGAAAATTCATTCTTAGAGACTTCAAAAGAGGCTTTTGATATAGCCATGGGAACTTCTGTGTATTCTTTGCTTTCTTTAACGCGTGCGGTATTGCCAGTATTAAAAGAAAATGGTGCAATTTTGACTTTAAGCTATCTTGGCGGGGTGAAATATGTGCCTCATTATAATGTTATGGGTGTAGCAAAAGCAGCTCTTGAAAGCTCTGTGCGTTATTTAGCAAGAGATTTAGGCATTAAAGGAATTCGTGTAAATGCGATTTCAGCAGGGCCTATTAAAACTTTAGCAGCAAGTGGAATAGGCGATTTTAGAATGATATTAAAATACAATGAAATCAATGCTCCACTAAAACGCAATGTAAGCATTGAAGATGTGGGAAATTCAGCGATGTACTTACTCAGTGATTTAGCTCGTGGTGTTACGGGTGAGGTGCATTATGTTGATGCAGGATATAATATCATGGGAATGGGGGATGTCACAAAAGACGAAAATGGAAATACTGTGCTTTGTTGGGATAATCAAAAAGGACAATAA
- a CDS encoding hydrogenase, (NiFe)/(NiFeSe) small subunit family gives MAKLSNEELKDILVKRIEKIENSDLVDKKTINEESVKALAKHLSLGNEIPALAQKFFELAPRAKVVWLHLCECTGCSESLLRADLPSFDELIFDFFSLEYHETLMMANGTKAEELLEHVLKEDFVLAVEGGVAAIDTFFLTIGAEGESGYEILEKLAARAKAIFAVGTCSSYGGIQAAYPNPSKTCGISEVLTQKVVNIPGCPPSDVNIIVTLTYFALFGILPELDEQNRPVWAYGKCLHDLCERKAKFESGIFAEHFDDEKAKSGACLFKIGCKGPYTYNNCPKVKFNAKTSWPVAAGHGCIACSEKNFWDEFGNYEKPMANPFSYAKLINQEFSAEFALEEQIQILSLMDFEFESNLKLILQNIAKNKLGALLVENYKTSFEKNFIFIEQNFDENPMPSSDIWKYFEINFILAKGEFLQDKNDFLKAAQNYSFKHASPYDFKLTLNEQKSKLDVSKSFRMPLIYLCGGLDFEALAYSVLKAFEKNIKSVIDFNKQKAG, from the coding sequence ATGGCAAAACTCAGCAATGAAGAGTTAAAAGATATACTTGTAAAACGCATTGAAAAAATCGAAAATTCAGACTTGGTAGATAAAAAAACCATCAATGAAGAAAGTGTAAAAGCCCTTGCTAAACATTTATCTTTGGGAAATGAAATTCCAGCTCTTGCGCAAAAGTTTTTTGAGCTTGCTCCTAGAGCTAAGGTTGTTTGGTTGCATCTTTGTGAGTGCACAGGCTGTAGTGAGAGCTTATTGCGTGCGGATTTGCCAAGTTTTGATGAGTTGATTTTTGACTTTTTTTCTTTAGAATATCATGAAACTTTAATGATGGCTAATGGAACAAAGGCTGAAGAACTTTTAGAGCATGTTTTAAAAGAAGATTTTGTTTTAGCTGTTGAAGGCGGTGTTGCTGCTATTGATACATTTTTTCTTACTATAGGTGCAGAGGGTGAGAGTGGTTATGAAATTTTGGAAAAACTAGCAGCTAGGGCTAAGGCTATTTTTGCTGTGGGAACCTGTTCTTCTTACGGGGGAATTCAAGCTGCTTATCCAAATCCAAGTAAGACTTGCGGTATTTCAGAAGTTTTAACACAAAAGGTAGTTAATATCCCAGGTTGTCCACCAAGTGATGTAAATATCATCGTAACTTTGACTTATTTTGCCTTATTTGGAATTTTGCCTGAGCTTGATGAGCAAAATCGTCCCGTTTGGGCTTATGGCAAGTGTTTGCATGATTTATGCGAAAGAAAGGCTAAATTTGAGAGCGGAATTTTTGCAGAGCATTTCGATGATGAAAAAGCCAAAAGTGGAGCTTGTTTATTTAAAATAGGCTGTAAAGGTCCTTATACTTATAATAATTGCCCTAAAGTAAAATTTAACGCTAAAACTTCTTGGCCTGTAGCTGCAGGACATGGCTGTATAGCTTGTAGCGAAAAGAATTTCTGGGATGAATTTGGAAATTATGAAAAACCTATGGCAAATCCTTTTTCTTATGCTAAGCTTATAAATCAGGAATTTAGCGCAGAATTTGCCCTGGAAGAACAAATCCAAATCTTGTCTTTGATGGATTTTGAATTTGAAAGTAATTTAAAGCTTATCTTGCAAAATATCGCTAAAAATAAATTAGGTGCTTTGCTTGTAGAAAATTATAAAACATCTTTTGAAAAAAACTTTATTTTTATAGAGCAAAATTTCGATGAAAATCCTATGCCCTCTAGTGATATCTGGAAGTATTTTGAGATCAATTTCATTTTAGCAAAGGGTGAATTTTTACAAGATAAAAACGACTTTTTAAAAGCGGCGCAAAATTATAGCTTTAAGCATGCAAGTCCTTATGATTTTAAACTTACTCTTAATGAGCAAAAATCAAAACTTGATGTGAGTAAATCTTTTCGTATGCCTTTGATTTATCTATGCGGAGGACTTGATTTTGAAGCTCTTGCTTATAGTGTTTTGAAGGCTTTTGAAAAAAATATCAAAAGCGTAATAGACTTTAATAAACAAAAAGCGGGTTAA
- a CDS encoding Ferrous iron transport protein B, with product MKKITIALAGQPNVGKSLLINTLCKANMKVGNFSGVTVEKAVAKTRYKDYELEFIDLPGTYSLDGYSEEEKIARQFLESKNYDIIVNVLDATNLERNLILSAELLSLDKKMLLALNMCDEAKQEGIELDTSILSKEFQISVVEISAKTKQNLELLLEKIIILFENKFTPKSRFSTPLCEKSLKKEDILTLVNELSRKIITYKKEERNLTKKIDALLIHKFFGLPIFLFLMWLLFQLTFTLGQIPMDYIESGFNTLGEWVKGNIQNTLIASALADGVIAGVGAVVLFLPNIIILFLGIALLETTGYMSRVAFLLDGILHKFGLHGKSFIPLITGFGCSVPAFMATRTLKNKRDRLLTLFIINFMSCGARLPVYVLFIGAFFPSEEAGNYLFGIYLLGAVLGLIAAKILRTTAFRGINEPFVMEMPKYRMPNWHLVWFMVFNKAKMYLKKAGTFILMASLLIWFASNFPNNESNLEDFSAQERAIEQSYLGQFGKTIEPIFSPLELDWKLSVSLVSGLAAKEVMISTMGVLYSLGKEVDETSSDLKGIIAKNIPLPSAVAYILFVMIYNPCFAATIVFSKESGKIKYTFFLFLFTCISAYIVAFIGLNITKFVIN from the coding sequence ATGAAAAAAATTACTATTGCACTAGCAGGACAACCTAATGTTGGCAAAAGCCTACTTATCAATACGCTTTGTAAAGCCAATATGAAAGTAGGAAATTTTAGCGGAGTTACTGTAGAAAAAGCCGTAGCAAAAACACGCTATAAAGATTATGAGCTTGAATTTATAGACTTACCTGGGACTTATTCTTTGGATGGCTATAGCGAAGAAGAAAAAATCGCTCGTCAATTTCTAGAAAGTAAAAATTACGATATCATAGTCAATGTTTTAGATGCTACAAATTTAGAACGCAATCTCATTCTCAGTGCAGAACTTCTAAGTCTTGATAAAAAAATGCTCCTTGCTTTAAATATGTGCGATGAGGCCAAGCAGGAAGGTATAGAGCTCGATACTTCAATTTTAAGCAAAGAATTTCAAATCAGTGTTGTTGAAATTTCAGCTAAAACGAAACAAAATTTAGAACTCTTACTTGAAAAAATCATTATTTTATTTGAAAATAAATTCACACCCAAATCAAGATTTTCTACTCCACTTTGTGAAAAAAGCTTAAAAAAAGAAGATATACTAACCCTAGTTAATGAGCTTTCGAGAAAAATCATCACCTATAAAAAAGAAGAAAGAAATCTTACTAAAAAAATCGATGCTTTACTCATCCACAAATTTTTTGGTTTGCCTATATTTTTATTTTTAATGTGGCTTTTATTTCAACTCACTTTTACCCTAGGACAAATTCCTATGGATTATATAGAGTCAGGCTTTAATACTTTAGGCGAATGGGTTAAAGGCAATATTCAAAACACCCTTATTGCTTCAGCTTTAGCCGATGGAGTTATCGCAGGTGTTGGAGCTGTAGTGCTTTTTCTGCCTAATATCATTATTTTATTTTTAGGTATCGCACTTTTAGAAACTACAGGTTATATGTCAAGAGTGGCCTTCTTATTGGATGGAATTTTGCACAAGTTTGGCTTGCATGGAAAAAGTTTTATCCCGCTTATCACTGGTTTTGGTTGTTCTGTGCCCGCTTTTATGGCTACACGCACACTTAAAAATAAAAGAGATAGACTTTTAACACTTTTTATCATTAACTTTATGAGTTGTGGGGCAAGACTTCCTGTTTATGTCTTGTTTATCGGTGCATTTTTCCCAAGCGAAGAAGCAGGGAATTACCTTTTTGGAATTTATCTTCTGGGTGCTGTTTTAGGACTTATTGCGGCTAAAATCTTAAGAACAACTGCATTTCGCGGCATTAACGAGCCTTTTGTAATGGAAATGCCAAAATATCGTATGCCAAATTGGCATTTGGTATGGTTTATGGTATTTAATAAGGCCAAAATGTATCTTAAAAAAGCAGGAACTTTTATACTTATGGCTTCTTTACTTATATGGTTTGCGAGTAATTTTCCAAATAATGAAAGCAATTTAGAAGATTTCAGCGCCCAAGAAAGAGCTATTGAGCAAAGCTATCTAGGGCAATTTGGCAAAACAATTGAACCTATTTTTTCTCCGCTTGAGCTTGATTGGAAATTAAGCGTATCCTTAGTCAGTGGTTTAGCTGCAAAAGAAGTAATGATTTCTACCATGGGAGTGCTTTATTCCCTTGGAAAAGAAGTGGATGAAACAAGCAGTGATTTAAAAGGTATTATCGCTAAGAATATCCCTTTGCCTAGCGCAGTAGCTTATATTTTATTTGTAATGATTTATAATCCTTGCTTTGCTGCAACCATAGTCTTTTCAAAAGAAAGCGGAAAAATAAAATATACTTTTTTCCTTTTTCTTTTTACTTGTATCAGTGCTTATATAGTAGCTTTTATAGGGTTAAATATTACAAAATTTGTAATTAATTAA
- a CDS encoding Ferrous iron transport protein A, putative yields the protein MTLNELKDGQSAIIKEIKAYKELHSRLLSFGFMKNKTLKKVHSSLKNATIMVEFESTCVILRSNEAETIQVEPL from the coding sequence ATGACTCTCAATGAATTAAAAGATGGACAAAGTGCGATTATAAAAGAAATTAAAGCTTATAAAGAACTTCATTCTAGGCTTTTGAGTTTTGGTTTTATGAAAAATAAAACATTAAAAAAAGTACACTCTTCTTTAAAAAATGCAACCATTATGGTGGAATTTGAAAGCACTTGCGTGATTTTAAGATCAAATGAAGCTGAAACTATACAAGTGGAACCCTTATGA